In Paenibacillus protaetiae, the genomic stretch AATGAAAAACATTAAATATTTTTCTATATCCAGTATTATTTGATGCTTTAATACTTTTATCTTTTACATAATTAAATGCTTTAAATGAAACAATTTGATATTGCATTTGTTCCATTTCCGCATAATTTTCTATTACTTCAATAAATTTAGTTACTTCATTTACCGAAAATATATGGCCAAAGCCGTTTTCTTCAAAACATTCCCAGGGTGTTTGATCAGAAATAACTGCTGCACACCCCGCAGAGAGAGCTTCCTGTATAACATGTCCGTAGTTTTCTCCTAAAGTCGGAAATAAAAAAACGTGATGTTTTTTCAAGGAGGCTACAACTAGCTCCGATTCAACATCACCTTCGTATCGCCATTCAATATTTGCTGGTAGCTTATTTAGTTCTTCCAGACACATATTCCAATATTCCGGAACATGTACGGGTCCATAAATAGTAAATTCAATTTGACTTTTCACATGTTGTAAAATTTTAATTGCACCTAATAAATTTTTCTTAGGTGCAATTCTTGAAATCCAAACTACTTTTAATTTTCCAACTTCTTTGGGTTTAATAATGATTTCATTGTCAACTTTTCTCGGGAGATCCTCTGCTATAAAATAATTATTTCTTATTTTTATTTGTTGGTTAATTTCTTGAACTTCCATTTGTGTTGTTGCTGACCAGTATATATTTTTAAACATTCCTGTTAGATTAAAAATGGTAGTAAATAGCTTTTTTTTTCTGTATTTTAATTTGAACTCCATTGGAGAGAACAATCCCATTGCTGCCACTACTACTGGCTTTTTAATCATACCTAAACGTTTTAACAGTAATGTGTTAATTGCATAGTCATTAAAGCATCCGCAAACATAAACAAGATCCGCTTGATTGGTCAATGTCCTTATTATCTTGTAACCAAATCCTTTGGGTGGAACATAATAAACTTGGGCATTCCCTATATGATTCCAATCATTAACTTTAATATTGGGATATGCTTGTGTATCTCCATGATCTCTGTCGCAAGTTAGAATTCTAAAGTTATACTCTTCACCAAGATAATCAACAAGGTTCTGAATAGACCGGACAGGTCCGCCATCTTTATAGCCTGGTAAGTACCTGCCCATAATAATCAAGATATCTTTCTTGCCGTTTGTCATTGTTTTTCTCCTGCCTTTTATTCACTTGCTATACTTTTCAGTTCACCTTGAGGGTTCATCTTGCGGTCAAACTTTTCACATTCATACATTTTGGCATCGACCAAGAATCTGTACCAATAGGCTTGTAAGAAATGAAATATACGACCTTCTGGTCCATCCAGAAACCCTAGCTTAATATAGTATCTGTAAAAAAAATACAAATGCGCTCTAAAAAATTTGGGCAATCTATAGTATCCCTTATTTTTTACTTTACGTTTCCTCTTGGCTTGTTTTGTGGATTGTCCGTTTTCGATTAAATTTTCTTTCGTAGAGAAGTAGTTATCGACTGTCGTTTGGTAATCCAGGACTTCACGATTGCTATACCAATTATGCTTGTTAGTCCACCACTCTAAATTTTTCGTATTATTATCAATCAAATCACACTTAAAATTTATGAGCTTGCCTTCCGACAAAATCATATGCTCATCCATAATCTTTTGTTCACACATTGCCTTGCCGGTACGGAATATCCGAAGAAGCAATTCAGGATATCGACCTCCGTGCTTAATCCAACGTCCCATAAAATAGACCCTTCTACGAAGGACGACACCATTAATATCTTGCTTTAAACCAGGCAGCTCCATATTAATTTCTTCAACGAGGTCTTCCATCAATTCTTCGTCCGCATCCATTCGCATAGCCCATTCTGTTGTGATATTCGTGTTGGCTAAACCCCAATTTAGCTGAGTTGCATAATCAACCCATTTATTCTCATAAAAGTCAAGTCTACTGCCACTAGCCTGTAGTTCAGAATCAAGAATTCTACATAGCTGTTCGGTTCCATCTGTACTGTAGCTATCAATAATTACAAACCGTTTCGCAATTCCACGGAAGGATTCAATACATTTTCTTAAATTTTTTTCCTCATTTTTCGTAAGAATTACTACAGTAAGATCTACCATGGTCATTTCCTTTCCATAACGAAACAAAATGTGATTATAATCTTTTTATGACTTTTGCCGGGTTTCCAGCAATAACACAATTATCCTCGAAGACTCCACTTACAACTGCCCCTGCCCCAACTACACAACCTTCTCCCAAAATTGTTCCCTTCAATATTAAAGAATTGCAACCAATGAAGCAGTTCTTCCCTATAACGATCGGCCTTGCAGCAATTTTTTCTTTAATATCTGTATTTCTTGCTTCAACTTCTATTGGATGAAAATCATTATCCATTATTTTGGAATTACCGCCTATTAGCGTATTCTCCCCAATAGTTATAGAAGTTCTGGCATAAATGGTTGCACCCGAGATACCTACATTATTCCCTATTGCAATCTTCGAATCATGTGTTCTAGTCACGATAATCGTTCGCTGATACAGGCCAACTAAATTCGACAGAAATGAGGAATTAATGGTTACATTATCCCCAATTAACAGTTCCGCACCTTGCTTATTAAAGACGACTGGCACACCATTTAATTTTAAGTTTTCACCATATTGCACTCTCGTTGCTTTCATTAAAAGTTTAAACCAATTGCTATTCATAGTAATGACCTCTACTTTGTTAAATACTAATCTCTTGTATATATTTATTAATGGATACATCTTTAGTTAAGTTGTCAACCAAAAAGGATCTGGCTCGTCTACTCATTTCAGTTCGAATATCAGTGTCTTTTTCATACAAGAATCGTTCGATAATAGCTTCAACTGCCTTATAATTTCCTGGTTCAGTTACATAGCCGGAATTTGTTTCTTCAATTATTATTCTCGCTTCCGAGCCTTCCTCTAGTACCCCCAATATTGGTTTTCCTGCAGCCAGAATGCCATATAATTTACTTGGAACTGACACTCCTTTAATCCCTTTTGCATTAATACACCAGTGAACGTCCCCGGCATTTAAGCTGTAGTTTAACTCTGTTTTTTTTTGGTATGGAATAAATCTCACATTTGTAAGGTTGAAATCGCTTTTGTATTTAATCAAATTGTTCAAGACTGATCCTTCTCCAACAAAAGCAAAAACGACATCCTCTCTATCTTTGAATTTCTGAATAACATGCATTAAGTTCTCAAGATCGTAGTAGAGACCGATATTACCGGAATACATAAAGATAAATTTATCTTCCAGGTCATAGTTTTTCTTAAAAGCTCGTACTTCTTCATGATCAGACGGCAAAGGATAAATCTCCTTCTCATCAATCCAGTTATTAATAAAGGAATGATTAGGAACTGCTAATCCTTTAAAGCGTTCCTTTATCGTCTCAACCATATCACGCCCAACCACGATGACCTTATCTGCATTTTTGCAACTGAATTTGTCAAACCACATCATTGCATTTAGTATTAACTTGTTATTGCTATAACCAATGGCCATTGTCTGCTCGGGATTGAAGTCTTGAATATTGTAAATATATTTTGCCCTCTTCATCCATTTGCCCCAAACTCCAAGTAGACCACCTAGAACCGGCGGTTGTGAAATGGAATAGACATAATCCATATTTTTAACCTTAAATGTTGCGAGCATTGCACCAGCAAAATAAGCTGTAATATTTTTAATTCTGCTTATTTTATTGCTTTTAGTGAATTCAGGGACACGAACTCGAATAATGTTGACACCATTTATTTGTTCTTTGAAGAATAACCGTTTTTTATATTCAGCAGGAATCGTTCCGGTGTAAGATGGCACCACACAGATCACAGTAATTTCAAATGAGCCAACCATGCCTTCAGCTAATTCTTTTAATATTTGGCCAGTAGAAGCAACATCCGGATGATAATAATGTGCATAAATTAATAACTTTTGTTTTCGAAAACTCATCACCAAACCCCATCCTTCAGATCAAACAAATTTAGCTTAAGCTAATACACGACTGTTGTTTGCATTCAAATGATTCATTCCTACTGCCCCATCAAACATTTTTTTACTTACTGTTTCTTGACTAACCTTATTCATGTCATAATTCACCATGACACTTACTAGTTGTTCAAAAGAAGTCTTGGTAGGATTCCATCCAAGCAACGTTTTGGCTTTTGTCGGATTGCCTAACAGTTGTTCTACTTCAGCCGGTCTAAATAACTGCGGGTCAATCTCAACAATTACTTCACCTGTTTTTACGCTTATTCCCTTTTCGTTGATTCCTTCGCCCACCCACTTCAAATCGATATTAACTTGTTTGAATGCTAGTTCTACAAATTCACGTACAGAGTGCATTTCTCCCGTTGCAATAACGAAATCTTCCGGTTCTTCATGTTGAAGAATAAGCCACATGCACTCGACATAATCCTTGGCATACCCCCAGTCACGTAAAGAATCAAGATTTCCTAATTTCAATTTGTTTTGTTTGCCTTGTGCAATTCTTGCAGCAGCAAGTGTAATCTTACGCGTGACAAATGTTTCGCCGCGGCGCTCAGACTCGTGGTTAAACAAGATTCCGTTAACTGCAAACATGTTATAAGATTCACGATAGTTTTTAGTGATCCAATACCCATAAATTTTCGCGGCACCATAAGGGGAACGAGGATAAAATGGTGTATTCTCTGTTTGTGGAACTTCTTGAACTTTGCCATATAGCTCGGACGTAGAAGCCTGATATACACGAGTTTTGTCTGAAAGCCCTAATATTCTTACAGCTTCAAGAATATTTAAAGTACCTTTTCCGTCTACGTCTAATGTGTATCCAGGCATATCAAACGAAACTCGCACATGAGACTGCGCTGCCAAGTTATAGATTTCATCCGGTTGGATTTCGCTAATCAAGCGAGTAATATTCTGAGCATCA encodes the following:
- a CDS encoding glycosyltransferase family 4 protein, with product MTNGKKDILIIMGRYLPGYKDGGPVRSIQNLVDYLGEEYNFRILTCDRDHGDTQAYPNIKVNDWNHIGNAQVYYVPPKGFGYKIIRTLTNQADLVYVCGCFNDYAINTLLLKRLGMIKKPVVVAAMGLFSPMEFKLKYRKKKLFTTIFNLTGMFKNIYWSATTQMEVQEINQQIKIRNNYFIAEDLPRKVDNEIIIKPKEVGKLKVVWISRIAPKKNLLGAIKILQHVKSQIEFTIYGPVHVPEYWNMCLEELNKLPANIEWRYEGDVESELVVASLKKHHVFLFPTLGENYGHVIQEALSAGCAAVISDQTPWECFEENGFGHIFSVNEVTKFIEVIENYAEMEQMQYQIVSFKAFNYVKDKSIKASNNTGYRKIFNVFH
- a CDS encoding glycosyltransferase family 2 protein — translated: MTMVDLTVVILTKNEEKNLRKCIESFRGIAKRFVIIDSYSTDGTEQLCRILDSELQASGSRLDFYENKWVDYATQLNWGLANTNITTEWAMRMDADEELMEDLVEEINMELPGLKQDINGVVLRRRVYFMGRWIKHGGRYPELLLRIFRTGKAMCEQKIMDEHMILSEGKLINFKCDLIDNNTKNLEWWTNKHNWYSNREVLDYQTTVDNYFSTKENLIENGQSTKQAKRKRKVKNKGYYRLPKFFRAHLYFFYRYYIKLGFLDGPEGRIFHFLQAYWYRFLVDAKMYECEKFDRKMNPQGELKSIASE
- a CDS encoding acyltransferase, producing the protein MNSNWFKLLMKATRVQYGENLKLNGVPVVFNKQGAELLIGDNVTINSSFLSNLVGLYQRTIIVTRTHDSKIAIGNNVGISGATIYARTSITIGENTLIGGNSKIMDNDFHPIEVEARNTDIKEKIAARPIVIGKNCFIGCNSLILKGTILGEGCVVGAGAVVSGVFEDNCVIAGNPAKVIKRL
- a CDS encoding glycosyltransferase family 4 protein translates to MSFRKQKLLIYAHYYHPDVASTGQILKELAEGMVGSFEITVICVVPSYTGTIPAEYKKRLFFKEQINGVNIIRVRVPEFTKSNKISRIKNITAYFAGAMLATFKVKNMDYVYSISQPPVLGGLLGVWGKWMKRAKYIYNIQDFNPEQTMAIGYSNNKLILNAMMWFDKFSCKNADKVIVVGRDMVETIKERFKGLAVPNHSFINNWIDEKEIYPLPSDHEEVRAFKKNYDLEDKFIFMYSGNIGLYYDLENLMHVIQKFKDREDVVFAFVGEGSVLNNLIKYKSDFNLTNVRFIPYQKKTELNYSLNAGDVHWCINAKGIKGVSVPSKLYGILAAGKPILGVLEEGSEARIIIEETNSGYVTEPGNYKAVEAIIERFLYEKDTDIRTEMSRRARSFLVDNLTKDVSINKYIQEISI
- the gmd gene encoding GDP-mannose 4,6-dehydratase, coding for MTKRAIVTGVTGQDGSYLAEFLLEKGYEVHGIIRRSSSYNQERLEDLLTEEESNALENNRNFHLHYGDVTDAQNITRLISEIQPDEIYNLAAQSHVRVSFDMPGYTLDVDGKGTLNILEAVRILGLSDKTRVYQASTSELYGKVQEVPQTENTPFYPRSPYGAAKIYGYWITKNYRESYNMFAVNGILFNHESERRGETFVTRKITLAAARIAQGKQNKLKLGNLDSLRDWGYAKDYVECMWLILQHEEPEDFVIATGEMHSVREFVELAFKQVNIDLKWVGEGINEKGISVKTGEVIVEIDPQLFRPAEVEQLLGNPTKAKTLLGWNPTKTSFEQLVSVMVNYDMNKVSQETVSKKMFDGAVGMNHLNANNSRVLA